A window of Pirellula sp. SH-Sr6A contains these coding sequences:
- a CDS encoding cysteine desulfurase family protein → MNAIYLDNHATTRVDPRVVQAMLPWFDTHYANPGSSTHEPGRQAKEAIDDALIGIADFFGAQADELIVTSGATESNNLAAFGICLHPRQKRRKIVSVVSEHQAMLGPLQKLQKLGFEVRLLPVQSHQDSVPGQIDLTRIAEEIDADTALVSVMLANNEIGVLQPVREIAAICTQYEVPLHTDATQGVGRIPVDLSELGVDLLSYSAHKVYGPKGIGGLLVRGANARVKLAPQIVGGGQQSNLRSGTLASSSIIGMRMALDIAKQTRASESIDHWKWRDRLWQLLANEIAGLSLNGPGWGSEPCQDENGRLSGEQRLTGNLNVCFPKVDGQSLMLEARGVAVSSGSACTSAHPEPSHVLRAIGRSEDEARASLRFGIGRFNSESEIEQAAEQLIHAYRKLAAFVA, encoded by the coding sequence ATGAATGCCATTTATTTAGATAACCATGCCACGACTCGGGTTGATCCACGCGTGGTGCAAGCCATGCTCCCCTGGTTTGATACCCACTATGCAAACCCGGGGAGCTCGACGCATGAACCGGGTAGACAAGCCAAAGAGGCCATCGACGACGCTCTGATCGGGATCGCCGATTTCTTTGGTGCGCAAGCCGACGAGTTGATCGTAACCAGCGGTGCTACCGAGAGCAACAATCTGGCAGCTTTTGGCATCTGCCTTCATCCGAGACAGAAACGCCGAAAAATCGTGTCGGTTGTCTCGGAGCATCAAGCGATGTTAGGGCCTCTTCAAAAGCTCCAGAAGCTCGGATTCGAGGTAAGGCTCTTACCGGTTCAGTCCCATCAGGATTCGGTACCAGGACAAATCGATTTGACGAGAATCGCGGAGGAAATCGATGCCGACACCGCCTTGGTGAGCGTGATGTTGGCCAACAATGAAATCGGTGTGCTGCAACCGGTCCGCGAAATCGCCGCGATCTGTACTCAATACGAAGTCCCGCTTCACACCGATGCGACGCAAGGAGTAGGGCGTATTCCGGTCGACCTGTCCGAACTAGGAGTCGATTTGTTGAGTTATTCGGCGCACAAAGTTTACGGTCCCAAAGGGATCGGTGGTTTGCTGGTTCGCGGTGCCAACGCGCGGGTGAAGCTCGCCCCGCAGATCGTCGGAGGAGGACAGCAGTCCAATTTGCGTTCCGGGACGTTGGCAAGCTCGTCCATCATCGGAATGAGGATGGCGCTCGACATCGCCAAACAGACCAGAGCTTCCGAGTCGATCGACCATTGGAAGTGGCGAGATCGACTTTGGCAGTTGCTGGCAAACGAGATTGCGGGCTTGTCCCTCAACGGTCCGGGGTGGGGAAGCGAACCTTGCCAGGATGAAAACGGTCGGTTATCCGGGGAGCAGCGATTGACGGGGAACTTGAACGTTTGTTTCCCGAAGGTCGATGGCCAGTCCTTGATGCTGGAAGCTCGAGGCGTTGCCGTCAGCAGCGGGAGCGCGTGTACGTCCGCCCATCCCGAGCCAAGCCATGTTCTGCGTGCGATTGGCCGATCCGAAGATGAGGCCCGAGCGAGCCTTCGGTTCGGGATTGGTCGATTCAATTCGGAATCTGAGATCGAGCAGGCAGCGGAACAATTGATCCATGCATACCGGAAACTGGCGGCATTTGTCGCTTGA